The Halomonas denitrificans genome window below encodes:
- a CDS encoding DUF3379 domain-containing protein, whose translation MNVDELRRQLMTDPQRHRDEAETARETGGDAGRVAAESEAFERLLDEALNVAPPEDLETRLRQTAFRAGRSRDGRSGRRSVSGPARWLALAATVTLAVAITVFTLRETPTDGGSQLTAPELGAFIARHWDYDGTEVLAAALTDPTDASRVQALLDGFGVRLEPELLADVRLSKICPTPDGAGAHLILATGDGPLTLYYMPQTRVPGSGERYPLADGMQAWVFNVERGSIALVGEDDRDLPLLGRRISDRLVFPEERRL comes from the coding sequence ATGAACGTCGATGAACTCCGACGCCAGCTGATGACCGACCCGCAGCGTCACCGCGACGAGGCCGAGACCGCGCGCGAGACGGGCGGTGATGCCGGACGCGTGGCGGCAGAATCGGAGGCGTTCGAGCGGCTGCTCGATGAGGCGCTGAACGTAGCGCCGCCCGAAGACCTGGAGACCCGCCTGCGCCAGACCGCCTTCCGCGCCGGTCGAAGTCGCGACGGCCGTAGCGGCCGCCGGTCGGTCAGCGGACCGGCGCGCTGGCTGGCGCTGGCCGCAACCGTCACGCTGGCGGTCGCGATCACCGTGTTCACGCTGCGCGAGACGCCGACCGACGGCGGCTCGCAGCTGACAGCCCCGGAACTCGGCGCATTCATCGCGCGCCATTGGGACTACGACGGAACCGAGGTCCTGGCCGCCGCGCTGACCGACCCCACCGATGCCAGCCGGGTCCAGGCGCTGCTCGACGGCTTCGGCGTCCGGCTCGAGCCGGAACTGCTGGCCGACGTGCGCCTGAGCAAGATCTGTCCGACGCCCGACGGCGCCGGCGCTCACCTGATCCTGGCCACGGGCGACGGGCCGCTGACGCTCTACTACATGCCGCAGACACGGGTCCCGGGCTCCGGCGAGCGCTATCCGCTGGCCGACGGGATGCAGGCCTGGGTCTTCAACGTCGAGCGAGGCAGCATCGCCCTGGTCGGCGAGGACGATCGCGACCTGCCCCTGCTCGGCCGGAGGATCTCCGACCGCCTGGTGTTTCCTGAAGAGCGCCGCCTCTGA
- a CDS encoding amidohydrolase family protein, producing MRTHPIAPSLLSILWTCLLPLLCAAPTDALAEDGVLIRDVRIVDPDAATVSEPRDVAILGGWIVDVEAFDGMAADAYRTVDAGGRWLIPGLAEMHAHVPPVTPPDSGSTIDPTAARHRVDDVLALFLAHGVTTIRGMLGEPGHLVLRRQLADGSRFGPRLITSGPSLNGTSAPTADAARRLVRRQAEAGYDLLKLHPGLLPDTFAALTAAADGLDIPFAGHVSGAVGLDRALAARQWTIDHLDGYAQALVPEDHRARRTEPGFFGMALADALDPGRIPELARATRSAGTWNVPTQTLIENIAVGDPDALVARPAMRYAPAATIDQWRRQVAQLREPFGKDQLQRFVEVRRSLILGLHEAGAGLLLGADAPQIFNVPGDAAHHELELLVAAGLTPAEALATGTTAPARFLDEAAGGCIAPGCVADLVLLDGDPLADIGNVRRIRAVVRAGRWLDRNDLDRRLAAIARRARPDAPTAPD from the coding sequence ATGCGAACCCATCCGATCGCCCCGTCCCTGCTGTCGATCCTGTGGACGTGCCTGCTCCCTCTCCTGTGCGCGGCGCCGACCGACGCTCTCGCCGAGGATGGGGTGCTGATCCGCGACGTCCGGATCGTGGACCCCGATGCCGCGACGGTCTCCGAGCCGCGCGACGTGGCGATTCTCGGCGGCTGGATCGTCGACGTCGAAGCCTTCGACGGCATGGCCGCGGACGCCTACCGAACCGTCGATGCAGGAGGTCGCTGGCTGATCCCGGGGCTGGCCGAAATGCACGCCCACGTGCCGCCGGTCACCCCGCCCGATTCCGGCTCGACCATCGACCCGACCGCCGCCCGGCATCGCGTGGACGACGTGCTCGCGCTGTTTCTCGCCCACGGCGTGACCACGATCCGCGGGATGCTCGGCGAGCCCGGCCACCTGGTGCTGCGCAGGCAACTGGCCGACGGCAGCCGCTTCGGACCGCGCCTGATCACCTCGGGACCTTCGCTGAACGGCACATCGGCACCGACTGCCGACGCCGCCCGGCGTCTGGTGCGACGCCAGGCCGAGGCCGGCTACGACCTGCTGAAGCTGCACCCCGGCCTGCTGCCGGACACGTTCGCCGCCCTGACCGCGGCGGCCGACGGGCTGGACATTCCCTTCGCGGGCCACGTGTCGGGCGCCGTCGGACTGGATCGCGCGCTGGCCGCGCGACAATGGACCATCGACCACCTCGACGGCTATGCCCAGGCCCTGGTCCCCGAAGACCACCGGGCCCGCCGGACCGAGCCCGGGTTCTTCGGCATGGCGCTGGCCGATGCGCTGGACCCCGGGCGGATTCCCGAACTCGCCCGGGCCACGCGTTCCGCCGGCACCTGGAACGTGCCGACCCAGACCCTGATCGAGAACATCGCCGTCGGCGACCCGGACGCGCTCGTCGCGCGGCCCGCGATGCGCTACGCGCCCGCTGCCACCATCGACCAGTGGCGGCGCCAGGTCGCCCAGCTGCGCGAGCCCTTCGGCAAGGACCAGCTGCAGCGCTTCGTCGAGGTCCGGCGGTCGCTGATCCTCGGCCTCCACGAGGCCGGTGCGGGCCTGTTGCTCGGCGCCGACGCGCCGCAGATCTTCAACGTTCCCGGGGATGCCGCACACCACGAGCTGGAACTGCTGGTCGCCGCCGGGCTGACGCCGGCGGAGGCCCTGGCTACCGGCACCACTGCCCCGGCCCGCTTTCTCGACGAAGCCGCGGGCGGGTGCATCGCGCCGGGCTGCGTCGCCGACCTGGTCCTGCTCGACGGCGATCCCCTGGCCGATATCGGCAACGTCCGCCGAATCCGCGCGGTGGTCCGGGCCGGCCGCTGGCTCGACCGCAACGACCTCGACCGGCGCCTCGCGGCAATCGCGCGTCGCGCCCGCCCCGATGCGCCGACGGCGCCGGATTGA
- a CDS encoding N-acetylmuramoyl-L-alanine amidase, whose translation MAADIRTDLLPYAERLDRRDPASIRRIVIHATELPDLATARTYGERIHHERSRTGNSGHFYVDRDGRIERWVPIDRIAHHVRGHNADSIGIELVNRGRYPDWFDSRSQDWTEPYPDAQIDALVALVRALERQLPALEELAGHDQLDLDRVEASDDPRRTVRRKTDPGPAFPWDRLTDETGLPRLSTER comes from the coding sequence ATGGCAGCGGACATCCGTACCGACCTGCTGCCCTACGCCGAACGCCTCGATCGCCGCGACCCGGCGAGCATCCGGCGGATCGTGATCCACGCCACCGAACTGCCGGACCTGGCCACGGCCCGGACCTATGGGGAGCGCATCCACCACGAACGTTCGCGCACGGGCAACAGCGGGCACTTCTACGTCGACCGCGACGGTCGCATCGAGCGCTGGGTGCCGATCGACCGTATCGCCCACCACGTGCGCGGCCACAACGCCGACAGCATCGGCATCGAGCTGGTCAACAGGGGCCGCTACCCGGACTGGTTCGACAGCCGCAGCCAGGACTGGACCGAGCCCTATCCGGACGCGCAGATCGATGCCCTGGTCGCACTGGTCCGCGCACTCGAACGGCAGCTGCCCGCGCTCGAGGAACTCGCCGGTCACGACCAACTCGATCTCGACCGGGTCGAGGCCAGCGACGATCCGCGGAGAACGGTCCGGCGAAAGACCGACCCCGGCCCGGCGTTTCCCTGGGACCGTCTGACCGACGAGACCGGGCTGCCGCGGTTGTCGACCGAGCGATGA